The genomic region CGTTTTTTTCACACGAAACAAACGTGCCCTCGGCGAAACCGGTCAGAAAGGCGTTGCCCACGACAACATTAACATCACGGGGATCGTAGGTCACGGAATCGCTCATTATGCTTTAATCCCTCCTTATACCCGGATTACGCCCTGGACGCGGACCGTATGGATGGCCCCCGCCAGGCGGAAGTCGAAATACACATCCGGTAGGTGACGGTTCGCCCGGTCGTTAACCGGAATGTCCAGAATTTCCGGTGCGGTGACCGTATATTCGCCGTTGCCGTCGTCATCCACGGCGATAATGCCCTGGCGCACAGCCAACTGCATGACTGCCTCCACCTCGGCCACCACCAGAGCGATGCCCCGGGAATCGTAGGGGACCTTAGGCGAGAGGAACAGCAGCCGGCTGATCCCTTCCGCCAGACGCGCCTCGACGAAGTCTTGGCTGCGAATCACATCAATAAACTCGTTCCCGGTGGTCATCCCTTCGGAAGTCTGCAGCACCCCGTACTTGCTCAAGTAGGTATTGCAGTTTGCCGCATGCAGATCGGCGAGTTGCGTGCTGCTTACCTCCGCCGCGGCAATCCCGGTCAGAGTCTTGAACTTCCAGGTGATCTGCCCGGGCAGGTACGGCGCGCACTTGCCCACCCAAGCCGCCTCCGGATGCAGGTCTGGATCGTCGTGCCACATGATTGCGGTGCGCTCGCTGGCCAACTGGCCGGCCAGGATCACCGTGTTGGCCACGGAGAGATTCGGGCGGACGAAATACAGCCGCTGATTTGCGGCCACCCAGGCGCTGACCGCCTTAATCTCATCCGGCCCGCCCTGGTCGGTTAAGAGGAAATACCAGTCGCTGCGAGAACGCATAAGCCGGTTGAGTGCCACCACCAT from Kiritimatiellia bacterium harbors:
- a CDS encoding DUF3383 family protein, producing MTQPLTQFGFGLPLLFGTGVDVPYTLCADIAAVEEAGFAVGTDVYKMAQAIFAQSPRPERVAIFGVDLEAEGDEASVTIENAAGTASLTITPDSEGALAKSKGNGVKVVFVDSGGGGLSASYTGGTLTIDVGDATPTFASIAAEIDGTTGFADTVVTGGEVEFTKDDLAVTGTLEGGYDDLAGGMVVALNRLMRSRSDWYFLLTDQGGPDEIKAVSAWVAANQRLYFVRPNLSVANTVILAGQLASERTAIMWHDDPDLHPEAAWVGKCAPYLPGQITWKFKTLTGIAAAEVSSTQLADLHAANCNTYLSKYGVLQTSEGMTTGNEFIDVIRSQDFVEARLAEGISRLLFLSPKVPYDSRGIALVVAEVEAVMQLAVRQGIIAVDDDGNGEYTVTAPEILDIPVNDRANRHLPDVYFDFRLAGAIHTVRVQGVIRV